In the Campylobacter sp. RM6914 genome, one interval contains:
- a CDS encoding glucose-6-phosphate isomerase, which translates to MIKNIFRFNLIDSTTIDAYAARINDEYKNGQIGYYHLPSTGLKTVDEIYVYEKSLSYIKNIVLVGIGGSSLGVKAIRSMLKSKKQKRQLYVLDNVDPQSYKAVMDDIKFEETLFIVSSKSGNTIETITIFKCILDEFKPKNLSKNFLIITDSGTNLEEFAKNNSIKVFNIPQNVGGRFSVLSAIGLVPLALCGYDIKELLEGALECKSRYIDKNDTSLMAKAYHYAIHRNAHINVVFGYCDRFREFNDWYVQLWAESLGKKKGFKRVGRTPIGLIGSSDQHSFLQLIMDGIKDKTVTFIKICESTEVAVPGISLKGLEECDFVAGLSLNRLLNAQCDATAMALVQEGLSVDILELDRLDERHVGFLIFYYELLTSAVGVMLGVNTYDQPGVEIGKRILKTMLKK; encoded by the coding sequence ATGATAAAAAATATATTTAGATTTAACTTAATAGATTCAACTACGATAGACGCTTATGCTGCACGCATAAATGACGAATATAAAAACGGTCAGATAGGATACTATCATCTGCCATCAACGGGGCTTAAGACGGTTGATGAAATTTATGTATATGAAAAAAGTTTATCTTATATTAAAAACATTGTATTAGTAGGTATCGGAGGAAGCTCTCTTGGGGTTAAAGCTATAAGATCCATGCTTAAGTCAAAAAAGCAAAAACGCCAATTGTATGTCCTTGACAATGTTGACCCTCAAAGCTACAAAGCGGTCATGGATGATATAAAATTTGAAGAAACTTTGTTTATCGTAAGTTCAAAATCAGGCAATACGATCGAAACCATCACGATATTTAAGTGCATTTTGGACGAATTTAAACCTAAAAATTTAAGCAAAAATTTCTTGATAATAACAGATTCTGGAACAAATTTAGAAGAATTTGCAAAAAATAACTCTATAAAAGTGTTTAATATCCCACAAAATGTAGGTGGCAGGTTTAGTGTTTTAAGTGCTATTGGGCTTGTTCCTTTGGCGCTTTGCGGATATGACATAAAAGAGCTTTTAGAAGGGGCGTTGGAATGCAAAAGTCGTTACATAGACAAAAACGATACAAGTCTAATGGCAAAGGCGTACCACTACGCAATTCACAGAAACGCCCATATAAATGTTGTCTTTGGTTATTGCGATAGATTTCGTGAATTCAACGACTGGTATGTTCAGCTTTGGGCTGAAAGCCTTGGAAAGAAAAAAGGCTTCAAACGTGTCGGCAGAACTCCTATCGGACTTATTGGCTCAAGTGATCAACATAGTTTTTTACAGCTTATCATGGATGGCATCAAGGATAAAACCGTAACTTTTATCAAAATTTGTGAAAGTACCGAGGTGGCTGTTCCTGGCATTAGTTTAAAAGGACTTGAGGAGTGTGACTTTGTTGCGGGACTTAGTCTAAATAGGCTTTTAAACGCCCAGTGTGACGCAACAGCCATGGCTCTTGTGCAAGAAGGTTTAAGTGTGGATATTTTAGAGCTTGATAGGCTTGATGAGAGACATGTCGGATTTTTGATATTTTACTATGAGCTTTTAACTTCAGCCGTGGGAGTAATGCTTGGTGTTAATACATACGATCAGCCTGGCGTTGAGATAGGCAAGCGTATATTAAAAACCATGCTCAAGAAATAA